The following proteins are encoded in a genomic region of Capra hircus breed San Clemente chromosome 16, ASM170441v1, whole genome shotgun sequence:
- the MMP23B gene encoding matrix metalloproteinase-23, protein MGRGACVPSAASGAGDQARRLGALLGALCLFPALVLLAWPGTPATRAGARAAQGDAAPQTSGVLASGNLGPPQPPAPRRRRYTLTPARLRWEHFNLTYKILSFPRNLLSPSETRRGLAAAFRMWSDVSPFSFREVAPEQPSDLRIGFYPVNHTDCLVSPLHHCFDGPTGELAHAFFPPHGGIHFDDSEYWVLGPTRYSWKKGVWLTDLVHVAAHEIGHALGLMHSQHGRALMHLNATLRGWKALSQDELWGLHRLYGCLDRLFVCASWARRGFCDARRRLMKRLCPSSCDFCYEFPFPTVAATPPPPRTKTKLVPEGRNVTFRCGQKILHKKGKVYWYKDQEPLEFSYPGYLALGEAHLSIIANAINEGTYTCVVRRRQRVLSTYSWRIRVRS, encoded by the exons ATGGGCCGCGGGGCCTGCGTCCCCTCGGCGGCGTCGGGGGCCGGCGACCAGGCCCGCCGGCTTGGAGCGCTGCTGGGCGCGCTGTGCCTCTTCCCCGCGCTCGTGCTGTTGGCCTGGCCAGGAACCCCAGCGACCCGGGCCGGGGCGAGAGCAGCGCAG GGAGACGCTGCGCCCCAGACTTCGGGCGTCCTGGCCTCCGGGAACCTCGGTCCGCCGCAACCCCCGGCGCCCCGCAGACGCCGCTACACGCTGACCCCTGCCAGGCTGCGTTGGGAACACTTCAACCTTACGTACAA GATCCTCTCCTTCCCGAGGAACCTGCTCAGCCCCAGCGAGACTCGGCGGGGTCTGGCCGCCGCCTTCCGCATGTGGAGTGACGTGTCCCCCTTCAGCTTCCGCGAGGTGGCCCCCGAGCAGCCCAGCGATCTCCGCATAG GCTTCTACCCCGTCAACCACACGGACTGCCTGGTCTCCCCGCTGCACCACTGCTTCGACGGCCCCACGGGCGAGCTGGCCCACGCCTTCTTTCCCCCACACGGCGGCATCCACTTTGACGACAGCGAGTACTGGGTCCTGGGCCCCACGCGCTACAGCTGGAAGAAAG GCGTGTGGCTCACCGACCTGGTGCACGTGGCGGCCCATGAGATCGGCCACGCGCTGGGCCTGATGCACTCCCAGCACGGCCGGGCGCTCATGCACCTCAACGCCACGCTGCGCGGCTGGAAGGCACTGTCGCAGGACGAGCTGTGGGGGCTTCACCGGCTCTACG GCTGCCTGGACCGGCTGTTTGTGTGCGCGTCCTGGGCGCGGAGGGGTTTCTGCGACGCCCGCCGGCGACTCATGAAGAGGCTGTGCCCCAGCAGCTGCGACTTCTGCTATG AGTTCCCCTTCCCCACGGTGGCCGCCACCCCGCCGCCCCCCAGGACCAAAACCAAGCTGGTGCCCGAGGGCAGGAATGTGACCTTCCGTTGCGGTCAGAAGATCCTCCACAAGAAAGGCAAAGTATA CTGGTACAAGGACCAGGAACCGCTAGAGTTCTCCTACCCTGGCTACCTGGCCCTGGGCGAAGCGCACCTGAGCATCATCGCCAACGCCATCAACGAGGGCACCTACACGTGTGTGGTGCG